GCGAAGAAGTAGAGGATGAAGAAAAGAAGTACAAGGCTGAATAGCAGGCACATTCATCAAGCAAGACCTAGATTGTGCGTTTTCCGGAGCTCAAATCATATTTATGCTCAAGTTATAGATGATAAACAATCTTGCACATTAGCTAGTGCTTCCAGTTGTGAGCCGGAGCTGAAGACTGAGGGTAAAAAGAAGACGGAAAGTGCTGCATTAGTGGGGGCCCTTGTGGGAAAACGAGCTGTAGAAAAGGGTGTGACTCAGGTCGTATTTGATCGATGTGGATACAAGTATCATGGCCGTGTCAAAGCCTTGGCTGAGGCAGCTAGATCGTCGGGATTGAAATTCTGAATCTAAGGAAAATATGATAAAAGAACAGGTAGAAGTCAGAGAAGAATTAAGCGAGAGGGTGGTCTCCGTAAACCGCGTTGCCAAGGTGGTTAAGGGAGGGAAGCATCTGAGGTTTAGGGCTCTGGTAGCGGCTGGTGATGGCAATGGGCGGGTAGGTATTGGCTTAGGCAAAGCGAATGAGGTCGCCCAGGCGATTCAGAAGGCTGGCACTGTTGCTAGGAAGAATATGGTTACCATTCCACTGGCAGGGACAACGATTCCGCATGAGATCAGGGTTAAGTATGGAGCTGCCGATGTCCTACTCAAACCAGCGAGACCAGGGGCAGGTGTTATTGCGGGCGGCAGCATGCGTGCAGTGATCGA
The nucleotide sequence above comes from Chloroflexota bacterium. Encoded proteins:
- the rplR gene encoding 50S ribosomal protein L18, with the protein product MKKRSTRLNSRHIHQARPRLCVFRSSNHIYAQVIDDKQSCTLASASSCEPELKTEGKKKTESAALVGALVGKRAVEKGVTQVVFDRCGYKYHGRVKALAEAARSSGLKF
- the rpsE gene encoding 30S ribosomal protein S5, with product MIKEQVEVREELSERVVSVNRVAKVVKGGKHLRFRALVAAGDGNGRVGIGLGKANEVAQAIQKAGTVARKNMVTIPLAGTTIPHEIRVKYGAADVLLKPARPGAGVIAGGSMRAVIEVAGVKDILAKSLGSSNSINVVKATMIALSRLREPGKVLAERKASSAKG